A window from Vulcanimicrobium alpinum encodes these proteins:
- a CDS encoding class I SAM-dependent methyltransferase — protein sequence MIATDISPRMVTHIESAAKRAGSANIRAVAMDAEFLDVADSSIDAAYCMFGVMLFADRTRAFREVHRVLRPGGRFVTTTWHETSRLLAPVRAAVHAIRPGSPPDAALSAPPVLGTPDALRQELETAGLRDIEVHELERTLEFSSHDVYLDDFPRANPMGIMMQRMLLPPVRAAMRERTDVAPDVRPRITVSLG from the coding sequence GTGATCGCAACAGACATTTCGCCGCGCATGGTAACGCATATCGAGTCGGCGGCGAAGCGTGCCGGATCCGCGAACATTCGTGCCGTTGCGATGGATGCCGAGTTTCTCGACGTGGCCGACTCCTCGATCGATGCCGCGTACTGCATGTTCGGAGTGATGTTGTTTGCGGATCGCACGCGCGCATTCCGCGAAGTGCACCGCGTCCTCAGACCCGGCGGACGTTTCGTCACCACGACGTGGCACGAAACGTCGCGCCTGCTGGCGCCCGTGCGCGCGGCGGTGCACGCGATCAGGCCGGGTTCGCCCCCGGATGCGGCGCTCTCGGCTCCCCCGGTACTCGGTACGCCGGACGCGTTACGGCAAGAACTCGAGACGGCGGGTTTGCGCGACATCGAGGTGCACGAGCTCGAGCGAACGCTGGAGTTCTCCTCACATGATGTCTATTTGGATGACTTCCCCCGCGCAAATCCGATGGGAATCATGATGCAGCGGATGCTGCTGCCGCCTGTCCGCGCCGCGATGCGAGAACGGACTGACGTTGCCCCGGATGTCAGGCCGCGGATAACCGTGAGTTTGGGGTAG
- a CDS encoding Gfo/Idh/MocA family oxidoreductase, with protein MRAFEPTAMAERRLRLGVAGLGRAASSMLPSLAAHPHVDIVAAADQLPLARARFEADFGGRTWESAEALAGDPGIDAIYVATPHQCHVSDVVAAAAHGKHVLVEKPMALSVEECAAMTDAARASGIALVVGHTHAFDPVVRTMRDVIASGELGALRMIVNVAYTDFLYRPRRPEELDSARGGGIMYNQVPHQIEIVRALDGGPLRSVRAASGVWDRNRPTEGAMTALLEFASGVAASLTYSGYDHFDSDELAFWIAESGADKSPAHGAARRALGARSAGDEARMKAESAFAGRGVRLAETPAHQPHFGMLIASCERGDLRPSADGVLVYGDDGVREIPLPRGRTFPNKDGVIDELYDAVVRGIAPLHDAAWGTATVAAALALVQSARERREIMLEGADVR; from the coding sequence ATGCGAGCCTTCGAGCCGACGGCGATGGCTGAGCGGCGGCTGCGGCTCGGCGTCGCCGGGCTGGGACGAGCGGCCTCGTCGATGCTGCCGAGTCTCGCCGCGCATCCGCACGTCGACATCGTCGCCGCCGCCGATCAGCTCCCGCTCGCGCGCGCGCGATTCGAAGCCGATTTCGGCGGCCGCACGTGGGAGAGCGCCGAGGCGCTCGCGGGCGATCCGGGGATCGACGCGATCTACGTCGCGACGCCGCACCAGTGCCACGTCTCCGACGTCGTCGCCGCCGCCGCGCACGGCAAACATGTGCTCGTCGAGAAGCCGATGGCGCTGAGCGTCGAGGAGTGCGCGGCGATGACCGATGCGGCGCGCGCCTCGGGTATCGCGCTCGTCGTCGGACACACCCACGCGTTCGATCCCGTCGTACGCACGATGCGCGACGTCATCGCCTCCGGCGAACTCGGCGCGCTGCGCATGATCGTGAACGTCGCGTACACCGATTTTCTCTACCGGCCGCGGCGACCCGAAGAACTCGACAGCGCGCGCGGCGGCGGGATCATGTATAACCAGGTGCCGCACCAGATCGAGATCGTGCGCGCGCTCGACGGCGGGCCGCTGCGCAGCGTGCGCGCGGCGAGCGGCGTGTGGGACCGAAATCGACCTACCGAAGGCGCGATGACGGCGCTCCTCGAGTTCGCCTCCGGCGTCGCCGCCTCGCTCACGTACAGCGGCTACGACCATTTCGATTCCGACGAGCTGGCGTTCTGGATCGCGGAGTCGGGCGCGGACAAGTCGCCCGCGCACGGTGCAGCGCGGCGCGCGCTGGGCGCGCGATCAGCCGGCGACGAGGCGCGCATGAAAGCGGAGAGCGCCTTCGCCGGGCGCGGCGTGCGCCTCGCCGAGACGCCGGCGCATCAGCCGCACTTTGGGATGCTGATCGCGAGTTGCGAGCGCGGCGACCTGCGGCCGTCGGCAGACGGCGTGCTGGTGTACGGCGACGACGGCGTGCGCGAGATCCCGCTTCCGCGCGGCCGCACGTTTCCGAACAAGGACGGCGTGATCGACGAACTCTACGACGCCGTCGTGCGCGGCATCGCGCCCCTGCACGACGCGGCGTGGGGGACCGCGACGGTCGCGGCGGCGCTGGCGCTGGTGCAGTCCGCGCGCGAACGGCGCGAGATCATGCTGGAGGGTGCCGATGTCCGCTGA
- a CDS encoding class I SAM-dependent methyltransferase, with the protein MSSASVSPQIDEAAQQAFIGTMLGDVGATLTGALVLIGDRLGLYKALAEQGPLTSAQLAEKTGTHERYVREWLSNQAASGYLTYDPATKAFTLPPEHAPMLADDSSPFMMCGLFEIGQTLYVDEPQITEAFKTGKGFGWHEHDRRLFSATERFFRPGYNANIVANWIPALDGVDAKLRAGAKVADVGCGLGTSTILMARAYPKSRFHGFDYHAGSIALARAAAERAGVADRVSFEVAPAQSFPGKGYDFVACFDCIHDMGDPVGAAAHIRSALADDGTFMMVEPYANDALEDNLNPVGRIFYAASTMLCTPASLSQEVGLGLGAQAGEAALRAVFNEASYTRFRRATETPFNLVFEARP; encoded by the coding sequence ATGTCCAGTGCATCCGTTTCCCCGCAGATCGACGAGGCCGCGCAGCAGGCATTCATCGGAACGATGCTCGGCGACGTCGGCGCGACGCTGACCGGCGCGCTCGTCCTGATCGGCGACCGCCTCGGGCTCTACAAGGCACTCGCCGAACAGGGGCCGCTCACCTCGGCGCAGCTCGCCGAGAAGACCGGGACGCACGAGCGCTACGTGCGCGAATGGCTTTCGAATCAAGCCGCGTCGGGCTATCTCACCTACGACCCGGCGACCAAAGCGTTCACGCTCCCACCCGAACACGCGCCGATGCTCGCCGACGATTCGAGCCCGTTCATGATGTGCGGCCTCTTCGAGATCGGGCAGACGCTCTACGTCGACGAGCCGCAGATTACCGAGGCGTTCAAAACCGGCAAAGGCTTCGGCTGGCACGAGCACGATCGGCGGCTGTTCTCGGCGACGGAACGCTTTTTCCGGCCCGGATACAACGCCAACATCGTCGCGAACTGGATCCCCGCGCTCGACGGCGTCGACGCGAAACTGCGCGCCGGCGCCAAGGTCGCCGACGTCGGATGCGGCCTGGGAACGTCGACGATTCTGATGGCCAGGGCGTATCCGAAGTCGCGCTTCCACGGCTTCGACTACCACGCCGGTTCGATCGCGCTCGCGCGCGCGGCTGCGGAACGCGCCGGCGTCGCCGACCGCGTCTCGTTCGAAGTCGCGCCAGCGCAGTCGTTCCCCGGCAAAGGCTACGACTTCGTCGCGTGCTTCGACTGCATCCACGACATGGGCGATCCGGTCGGCGCGGCCGCTCACATCCGCAGCGCGCTGGCCGACGACGGCACGTTCATGATGGTCGAGCCGTACGCGAACGACGCCCTCGAAGACAACCTCAACCCCGTCGGCCGGATCTTCTACGCGGCGTCGACGATGCTGTGCACGCCGGCGTCGCTCTCGCAGGAAGTCGGACTCGGGCTCGGCGCGCAAGCCGGCGAAGCGGCGCTGCGCGCGGTGTTCAACGAAGCCAGCTACACGCGTTTCCGCCGGGCGACGGAGACGCCGTTCAACCTGGTGTTCGAAGCGCGGCCGTAG
- a CDS encoding MATE family efflux transporter, which translates to MQRRGPAIDDSRPIWRTMLVFLIPLMLSNVMQSASATLNSIYLGQLIGVHALAAASGFFPIVFFMVSFFIGVSSASAVLIGQAYGARDEERLKAVAGTTLTLAIGSGLVIGVLGVIFGPQLLHLIATPADIFDASLAYARLTFLSLPLVFVYLAYSTFIRGTGDSTTPFVSLIVSSAVTLMMTPAFILGWAGLPHLGVVSAAAANIVASAVGLTYLLVALTLAKNPLAFDGSVLRNMNLEPKLSITLLRIGIPTGIQLVMVSLSEIAVLALVNRFGSSATAAYGAVNQIVSYVQFPAISIGITASIFGAQSIGAKRVDRLTRVARAGVGLNWLIGGILIALVYVFNDLILSLFITDPQVLRTAHGLLAITLWSYVIFGTSSVLSGLMRSSGAVLWPTLLSIVAIWGIEVPVAYALAPHYGLPGVWVAYPVAYCCSLAFQTVYYFAFWRRRKLTALLDDRAAPAAT; encoded by the coding sequence ATGCAGCGCCGCGGACCCGCCATCGACGACAGCCGGCCGATCTGGCGCACGATGCTCGTCTTTCTGATCCCGCTGATGCTGAGCAACGTGATGCAGTCGGCGTCGGCGACGCTCAACAGCATCTATCTCGGCCAGCTGATCGGCGTACATGCGCTGGCGGCGGCGTCCGGGTTTTTCCCGATCGTGTTCTTCATGGTCTCGTTCTTCATCGGGGTCTCGAGCGCGAGCGCGGTCCTGATCGGACAAGCCTACGGCGCGCGCGACGAAGAGCGGCTCAAAGCCGTCGCCGGCACGACGCTGACGCTGGCGATCGGCTCGGGCCTGGTGATCGGCGTGCTCGGCGTGATCTTCGGACCGCAGCTGCTGCATCTCATCGCAACGCCGGCCGATATCTTCGACGCCTCGCTCGCGTATGCACGGCTCACATTCCTCTCGCTGCCGCTGGTGTTTGTGTACCTGGCGTATTCGACGTTCATCCGCGGAACCGGCGACTCGACGACGCCGTTCGTCTCGCTGATCGTCAGCTCGGCGGTCACGCTGATGATGACGCCCGCGTTCATCCTGGGCTGGGCGGGTCTTCCGCACCTCGGCGTCGTCAGCGCAGCCGCGGCAAACATCGTCGCGAGCGCCGTGGGGTTGACGTACCTGCTGGTCGCGCTTACGCTGGCGAAGAATCCGCTGGCGTTCGACGGCTCCGTCCTGCGCAACATGAACCTCGAGCCGAAGCTTTCGATCACGCTGCTGCGGATCGGGATTCCGACCGGGATCCAGCTCGTGATGGTCTCGCTCTCGGAGATCGCGGTACTCGCGCTGGTGAACCGCTTCGGTTCGAGCGCGACGGCGGCGTATGGCGCGGTCAACCAGATCGTCTCGTACGTGCAGTTCCCGGCGATCTCGATCGGAATCACCGCGTCGATATTCGGCGCGCAGTCGATCGGCGCGAAACGCGTCGATCGCCTCACGCGCGTGGCGCGCGCAGGCGTTGGCCTGAACTGGCTCATCGGCGGGATTCTGATCGCGCTGGTGTACGTCTTCAACGATCTGATTCTCTCGCTGTTCATTACCGATCCGCAGGTGCTGCGCACCGCGCACGGCCTGCTCGCGATTACGCTGTGGAGTTACGTCATTTTCGGCACGTCGAGCGTGCTCTCGGGGCTGATGCGCTCGAGCGGCGCGGTGCTGTGGCCGACGCTGCTCTCGATCGTCGCGATCTGGGGCATCGAAGTTCCGGTCGCGTACGCGCTCGCGCCGCACTACGGCCTCCCGGGCGTGTGGGTGGCATACCCGGTGGCGTATTGCTGCAGTCTCGCGTTCCAGACCGTGTACTACTTCGCGTTTTGGCGTAGGCGCAAGCTCACGGCGCTGCTCGACGATCGCGCGGCGCCGGCGGCGACGTAA
- a CDS encoding Rieske 2Fe-2S domain-containing protein, producing MIGRNEDCGLTCFYHGWKVDVDGNCVEMPTEPDGYGFKNRVRIASYPTREAGVMVWATSARASTNYRSPRSTGRRSRASSARS from the coding sequence GTGATCGGACGCAACGAAGACTGCGGCCTCACCTGCTTCTATCACGGCTGGAAAGTCGACGTCGACGGCAACTGCGTCGAGATGCCGACCGAACCGGACGGATACGGGTTCAAAAATCGCGTGCGCATCGCGTCGTATCCGACGCGCGAGGCCGGCGTGATGGTGTGGGCGACCTCGGCCCGCGCGAGCACGAACTACCGTTCCCCGCGTTCGACTGGACGTCGCAGCCGCGCGAGCAGCGCGCGATCGTGA
- a CDS encoding ATP-binding protein — protein MLRVHLFGHPRLLLDEIAFPTASRPKVIPLLAYVLLHDGPLARRAVAGTFWPDAAEDDARANLRRHLNYLQRLLPQAPPERPWILAGERTIQWNPAAPVWCDVRAFEQLAADPRRARDALALYAGDLLADVGEPWVDAERERLRERYLDAADVHVAALRAAGDDRAAIAAAQRVLALDPWREDTLRVALQLRHACGDRSGALAQYDAFAQRLRRELGAAPMPETRAVHAAILRDAAPAEPRSAPGARASPLPASLPFAGRDAELTVLREAYDAAAAGHGGLVLVGGEAGVGKTRLVREFAARCEARGAQVFSASLASAEAEPYHGPALLLQRAATLAQMLGVDPLALRVLAAIAPALDETALAQSPLEALDPARERARLFDAFAGVWIALARRRPAIVLLDDAQWAGDATLALFEHLAHRAAGERVLVVMTYREDELAPRHPLRALRRSGERDGICRHLALARLSRDAIGALVGWLGDASAAATFAAELYERSEGNAFFAGELIRGAIESGRLHEADGDWHVVADRPGDALPPALRDVLAQRIARLDDASRTLAEFAAVIGRDFDVELLRETSGWSEASVLDALESLVDRRVVAIVGMHGRFDYAFTHQLMQGFVYEAIDPAVRRHRHRRIAHVMEAGGARRRGIAAASARHWDCGGDAERAAARYVDAACEAFEVYAYTEASAAVDRVLALGAADRTRFDALLVRERIAAIAGERERQASALAELTALARLLGGESVALALERTAEHANVVSDRRRERVAVALLERFARRSRDPHWRSRALALRARQRRWAEDFDGAHAAFAELIAFSAQSDHRRELVRARLAVAYAFIYEGKLERANDALASLRAEAHATGNASDLIRTLMTFARAALARQDYAAMTECAEEARDLSRAIGDTEGEALALHTIANGLVYAFRIDGTSAHYREALALYERLAHRVGIASIAVDMGLFATELGLFDEALARYARAREVAAAIGFRWVTCIERIDAGYCARLQGDDAGAEAAGEEALRLARDLGSAPLESAALATVGAARSARGRHAEALAFLHDAVALRRPAGPTPRLGDNLCALARALLRANLVDDAARVAAELRALYDAHLHLPPQPAERLVTIARAERAAGRDGAAETALRRARAAMQARAAAIRDPAIRSAFLALPFHREATATAALRTPG, from the coding sequence ATGCTGCGGGTCCATCTCTTCGGGCATCCGCGGTTGCTGCTCGACGAGATCGCCTTCCCCACCGCGAGCCGGCCCAAGGTCATCCCGCTGCTGGCGTACGTGCTGCTGCACGACGGACCGCTGGCGCGCCGTGCCGTCGCCGGGACGTTTTGGCCCGACGCCGCCGAAGACGACGCGCGCGCCAACCTCCGCCGCCACCTGAACTACCTCCAGCGGCTGCTCCCGCAGGCGCCGCCGGAACGCCCGTGGATCCTCGCCGGGGAGCGCACGATCCAATGGAACCCCGCCGCGCCCGTGTGGTGCGACGTGCGGGCGTTCGAGCAGCTTGCCGCCGATCCGCGCCGCGCGCGCGACGCGCTCGCGCTGTACGCCGGAGATCTGCTTGCCGACGTCGGCGAGCCGTGGGTCGACGCCGAACGTGAACGTCTGCGCGAACGGTACCTCGACGCCGCCGACGTCCACGTCGCGGCGCTGCGCGCGGCCGGCGACGACCGTGCCGCGATCGCCGCCGCGCAACGCGTGCTCGCCCTTGACCCGTGGCGCGAAGACACCCTGCGCGTGGCGCTGCAACTGCGTCATGCCTGCGGCGACCGCTCCGGCGCGCTCGCGCAGTACGATGCGTTCGCGCAGCGCTTACGCCGGGAACTCGGCGCCGCGCCGATGCCCGAGACGCGCGCGGTGCATGCGGCGATCCTGCGCGACGCGGCGCCGGCGGAGCCGCGGTCCGCGCCCGGCGCGCGCGCGAGCCCGCTCCCCGCCTCGCTCCCCTTCGCCGGGCGCGACGCCGAACTGACGGTGCTGCGCGAAGCGTACGACGCCGCGGCGGCGGGGCACGGCGGCCTGGTGCTCGTCGGTGGTGAAGCCGGAGTCGGGAAAACGAGGCTCGTGCGCGAGTTCGCCGCGCGCTGCGAGGCACGCGGCGCGCAGGTCTTCAGCGCGAGCCTGGCATCCGCCGAAGCCGAACCCTATCACGGCCCCGCGCTGCTCCTGCAGCGCGCCGCGACGCTCGCGCAGATGCTCGGCGTCGACCCTCTCGCGCTGCGCGTTCTCGCCGCGATCGCGCCTGCGCTCGACGAAACTGCGCTCGCGCAGTCGCCGCTCGAAGCGCTCGATCCGGCGCGCGAACGTGCACGTCTTTTCGATGCCTTCGCCGGGGTGTGGATCGCGCTCGCCCGGCGCCGGCCGGCAATCGTACTGCTCGACGACGCGCAGTGGGCCGGCGATGCGACGCTCGCGCTGTTCGAGCACCTCGCACACCGCGCAGCCGGCGAGCGCGTGCTCGTCGTGATGACGTACCGCGAGGACGAACTCGCGCCGCGGCATCCGCTGCGCGCCCTGCGCCGTTCGGGCGAACGCGACGGCATCTGCCGGCACCTCGCGCTCGCGCGCCTGTCGCGCGACGCGATCGGCGCGCTCGTCGGCTGGCTCGGCGACGCGTCCGCCGCAGCGACGTTCGCCGCCGAGCTGTACGAACGCAGCGAGGGGAACGCGTTCTTCGCCGGCGAGCTGATCCGCGGCGCGATCGAATCCGGACGTCTGCACGAGGCGGATGGCGACTGGCACGTCGTCGCCGATCGCCCCGGCGATGCGCTGCCGCCTGCGCTGCGCGACGTGCTCGCCCAGCGGATCGCACGGCTCGACGATGCATCGCGGACGCTCGCGGAGTTCGCCGCGGTGATCGGCCGCGATTTCGACGTCGAACTGCTGCGCGAGACCAGCGGCTGGAGCGAAGCCTCGGTGCTCGATGCGCTCGAATCGCTCGTCGACCGCCGCGTCGTGGCGATCGTCGGGATGCACGGACGATTCGACTACGCGTTCACGCACCAGCTCATGCAAGGCTTCGTGTACGAAGCGATCGACCCGGCGGTGCGGCGTCACCGCCATCGCCGCATCGCTCACGTAATGGAGGCCGGCGGGGCACGGCGTCGCGGGATCGCGGCCGCGTCGGCGCGTCACTGGGACTGCGGCGGCGACGCCGAACGCGCGGCGGCCCGCTACGTCGACGCGGCGTGCGAGGCGTTCGAGGTCTACGCGTACACCGAAGCGTCGGCTGCGGTCGACCGCGTGCTCGCGCTGGGCGCCGCCGACCGCACGCGGTTCGACGCGCTCCTCGTGCGCGAACGCATCGCGGCGATTGCCGGGGAACGTGAGCGTCAGGCGTCCGCGCTCGCGGAACTGACCGCGCTCGCGCGGCTTCTCGGCGGCGAGAGCGTCGCGCTCGCGCTCGAACGGACGGCGGAGCACGCCAACGTCGTGAGCGACCGGCGGCGCGAACGGGTCGCGGTCGCACTGCTCGAACGGTTCGCGCGGCGCTCGCGCGATCCGCACTGGCGCTCGCGTGCGCTGGCCCTGCGTGCGCGGCAGCGGCGCTGGGCCGAAGACTTCGACGGCGCGCACGCCGCGTTCGCCGAACTCATCGCGTTTTCGGCGCAGAGCGATCACCGGCGCGAACTGGTGCGAGCGCGGCTCGCCGTCGCTTACGCGTTCATCTACGAGGGCAAGCTCGAACGCGCGAACGACGCGCTCGCGTCGCTGCGCGCCGAGGCCCACGCGACCGGAAACGCGAGCGATCTCATCCGCACGCTGATGACGTTCGCGCGCGCCGCGCTCGCGCGTCAGGACTATGCAGCGATGACCGAATGCGCCGAAGAGGCCCGCGACCTGAGCCGCGCGATCGGCGACACCGAGGGCGAAGCGCTGGCCCTGCACACGATCGCCAACGGTCTCGTGTACGCGTTTCGCATCGACGGGACGAGCGCGCACTACCGCGAGGCGCTCGCGCTCTACGAACGGCTCGCCCACCGCGTCGGGATCGCGTCGATCGCCGTCGACATGGGGCTCTTCGCGACCGAGCTCGGCCTCTTCGACGAAGCGCTCGCGCGCTATGCGCGCGCCCGCGAGGTCGCGGCGGCGATCGGGTTCCGCTGGGTCACCTGCATCGAGCGGATCGACGCGGGCTACTGCGCGCGCCTGCAAGGCGACGACGCCGGCGCGGAGGCGGCCGGCGAGGAGGCCCTCCGGCTCGCGCGCGACCTCGGCTCGGCGCCGCTCGAATCGGCCGCGCTCGCGACAGTGGGCGCCGCGCGCAGCGCGCGCGGCCGGCACGCCGAAGCGCTGGCATTCCTGCACGACGCCGTCGCGCTGCGGCGTCCCGCCGGTCCGACGCCGCGGCTCGGCGACAACCTGTGCGCGCTCGCGCGAGCGCTGCTGCGCGCGAACCTCGTCGACGACGCCGCCCGGGTCGCCGCCGAACTCCGCGCGCTGTACGACGCGCACCTGCATCTGCCGCCGCAGCCCGCCGAACGGCTCGTCACGATCGCACGCGCCGAACGCGCGGCGGGACGCGACGGCGCCGCCGAGACCGCGTTGCGGCGGGCGCGCGCGGCGATGCAGGCGCGGGCCGCCGCGATTCGCGATCCGGCAATCCGGTCAGCGTTCCTCGCGCTGCCGTTTCATCGTGAGGCGACGGCTACGGCCGCGCTTCGAACACCAGGTTGA
- a CDS encoding cupredoxin domain-containing protein gives MISARVFYASAIVAALALGGCQGGSVSPPPFNTGSPVFTITAGGSSNMEAMQSFRFYPSSLTVNVGDTVHWAFPSGEPHTVTLLGPRTAYPPPTDPTSAQPFGGPTYDATTYTSSGFLLLGKSYSLTFTNPGTYTYTCLLHGPAMRGTIVVQPSGTPYPPSNTVAELGASAAQAADLALGTTAVSQFPYAPGGPHLVAGLTPGLTVGPPSPVAVQRFLDGPSLAVTSVTVHVGDIVTWTNQSNNAPHTVTIAPVGAPFPILNPFAPPTGGNVYDGTMLVNSGVLFSGASFSLKFTTVGTFTYQCLFHDDTEHMIGTVIVQ, from the coding sequence ATGATCTCAGCGCGTGTTTTCTACGCGTCCGCGATAGTTGCGGCGTTGGCGCTGGGGGGTTGTCAGGGCGGCAGCGTGAGCCCGCCGCCGTTCAATACCGGCTCGCCGGTCTTCACGATCACGGCAGGCGGCTCGTCAAACATGGAAGCGATGCAGTCCTTCCGCTTCTATCCGAGTTCGCTGACGGTGAATGTCGGCGACACGGTGCACTGGGCATTTCCGTCCGGCGAGCCGCACACCGTGACGCTGCTCGGGCCTCGCACGGCGTATCCGCCTCCGACTGATCCGACGTCGGCGCAGCCGTTCGGCGGGCCGACGTACGACGCGACGACGTACACGAGTTCAGGCTTCCTGCTTCTGGGCAAGTCGTACAGTCTGACGTTCACGAATCCCGGAACCTACACGTACACCTGCCTGCTGCACGGACCTGCGATGCGAGGAACGATCGTCGTGCAGCCTTCCGGCACGCCCTACCCGCCGTCGAATACCGTCGCTGAACTCGGCGCGTCGGCGGCGCAAGCCGCGGATCTCGCGCTCGGGACAACGGCGGTTTCCCAGTTCCCATATGCGCCCGGCGGGCCCCATCTCGTTGCGGGACTGACGCCGGGCCTCACCGTCGGTCCGCCGTCGCCTGTGGCGGTGCAGCGATTCCTCGACGGACCGTCGCTGGCAGTGACGTCGGTCACCGTCCACGTCGGCGACATCGTCACATGGACGAATCAATCAAACAACGCGCCGCACACGGTTACGATCGCGCCCGTTGGGGCGCCGTTCCCGATTCTCAACCCGTTCGCCCCGCCCACCGGCGGGAACGTGTACGACGGGACGATGTTGGTAAACTCCGGCGTCCTCTTCTCCGGCGCGAGCTTCTCGCTGAAATTCACGACCGTCGGGACGTTCACGTACCAATGCCTGTTCCACGACGACACGGAGCACATGATCGGGACGGTCATCGTCCAGTAG
- a CDS encoding energy transducer TonB, giving the protein MLALAAFAPVPAGAETWHWHHLWHVVTGSTVDSQLTVTVGGGQAAWSYVALLEKRSTVIFSCHAPAADVDSASAFRDGNEISLVVALKAGRSANCGTTRQRVSAIPGDSYAQMQQIAAGINRALAANRPPEKPQPAPIAPRPRSPSPSAVPLESASPRATPRTSPVPRSNRSAEPAPSGAPEVVPDIRPRLLVRGTSSLSIGHRGVARVRVLVGADGTPEQASILSITDRALVPAAIETAVSSTYAPAKKNGRPIAATYVATFTFNGEDPALQSIPVWRRVPLATPTPTEEPSIAPTPAPTPTPTPRPTATPTPRPTPTPTPLPTRRPGAPALRGVSHPAKPTPVPTRAP; this is encoded by the coding sequence ATGCTTGCGCTGGCGGCCTTTGCCCCTGTGCCCGCCGGTGCCGAGACCTGGCACTGGCATCACCTCTGGCACGTCGTCACGGGGTCGACCGTCGACTCCCAGCTCACCGTGACCGTCGGCGGCGGTCAAGCAGCGTGGTCGTACGTCGCGCTGCTCGAAAAACGGAGCACCGTCATCTTCTCGTGTCACGCGCCGGCGGCCGACGTCGACAGCGCCTCGGCGTTTCGCGACGGCAACGAGATCTCGCTGGTCGTCGCGCTGAAGGCCGGCCGCAGCGCGAACTGCGGGACGACGCGACAGCGCGTCAGCGCGATCCCCGGCGACAGCTACGCACAGATGCAGCAGATCGCCGCGGGGATCAATCGCGCCCTGGCGGCAAATCGACCGCCCGAGAAACCGCAGCCAGCGCCGATCGCGCCGCGTCCCCGATCGCCGTCGCCGAGTGCCGTGCCGCTCGAAAGCGCTTCGCCGCGTGCAACGCCGCGAACGTCGCCGGTACCGCGCAGCAATCGCAGCGCAGAGCCGGCTCCGTCCGGCGCGCCGGAGGTTGTCCCCGACATCCGCCCGCGGCTGCTCGTGCGCGGTACGTCGTCGCTCTCGATCGGTCACCGCGGCGTTGCACGCGTGCGCGTGCTGGTCGGCGCCGACGGCACTCCAGAACAAGCGTCAATACTTTCGATCACCGACCGCGCGCTCGTGCCGGCAGCGATCGAAACCGCAGTCTCGTCGACCTACGCGCCAGCGAAGAAGAACGGGCGGCCGATCGCCGCAACGTACGTCGCGACGTTCACGTTCAACGGCGAAGATCCGGCGCTGCAGTCGATTCCGGTGTGGCGCCGCGTGCCGCTTGCAACGCCCACACCGACGGAAGAGCCCAGCATCGCGCCGACGCCGGCACCAACCCCGACGCCGACACCGCGACCGACGGCAACACCGACGCCGCGTCCGACCCCGACCCCGACACCGCTGCCGACGCGGCGCCCGGGCGCGCCCGCACTCCGCGGCGTCTCCCATCCTGCGAAGCCGACACCGGTACCGACGCGCGCGCCATAA